The following DNA comes from Myxococcota bacterium.
GTAGTATCTCGTGCGCAGCTCGGCGATGCGCTCGCGCACGCCGGGCCGGGCCAGCGCGGCGTCGGCCAGCACGCGCAGGCGCGGCTCGATCGGGAAGTCGTTGGGCGCGAAGGGCAGGGCGAACACGTGTTCGCCGTGGAGCCGCCGCATCTCGTCGTTCTGGAAGCGCGGCGCGAGCAGCGGCGCCTCGGCCGCGGTGGTGCGGTGCACGGCGCCGAGAAACTCGCCCAGCGCGAACAGCGTGTCGGGCGAGGCGCGGCCCGAATCGAACAGCGCGTCGAGTCTCTCGGCGGGACTCACGTCTTCCATGACCAGCGCGCGGTCCTCTTCCACGAAGCGGAGCACGCGCGGCAGGAGCCGCGCCTGGCCGGGCACCAGCCGCCGCAGCACCTCGCCGTAGCGCGCCTCGTACACGATGCGCTGCGTGTCGACCCGGTACTGCGGGAAGCGCTCGAGCGCGGGCCGGGCCTGCTTCACCACCACGCGCGTGCCGTCGGCCGCGGTGACTCGCCGGACCCAATTGATGTTGCCGTCGCCCGCGGCTGCCACGCGCGCGCCCGCGGCGCGCAGCACGCCCAGGGCCTCGAGCCACGCGGGCAGGCCCGCGTCGGTGAGCGGGGTCAAATCGTGGTCACGCTCCCGCCGTCGACGGGAATCACCGCGCCGGTCACGTACGAGCCCGCGCGCGAGGCCAGGTAGATCGCCGCGCCGGCCATGTCTTCCGGCTCGCCGATGCGGCCGCGCGGGTTCTGCTTCTTGATCATCTCGCCAAAGCGGTCGAGCGTGGCCTTCATCATCTGGCTCTCGAACGGTCCCGGCGCGATCGCGTTCACCGTGATGTGCTGCGGCGCCAGCTTGCGCGCCAGCACGCGGGTCATGTGGTGCAGCGCCGCCTTCGCGGCCGAATACGCGTAGGTCTCCAGGATGGGCACGTGCAGGCCGTCGATCGAGCCGATGTTGATCACGCGCGCCGGATCGGAGTGAGTACCTGCCTTGCGCAGGAGCGGCAACAGGTCGCGAGTCAGGAAGAAGATCGACTTCAGGTTCAGGTCCATGACCTTGTCCCAGCCCGATTCGGGAAACACGTCGAGCTCCGCGCCCCAGTTCGCGCCGGCGTTGTTCACCAGGACGTGCAGCGCGCTCTCGCGCGCCGAGAGCTCGCGCACGATCTGCGCAATGCCTTCCGTTGTGGCGAGGTCGACCGCGAACGCCTTGCACTCGCCGAGCTTTCCGAGCTCGCGCTCGGCCTCCTCACATGCGTCCTTCTTGCGCGAGCACACGTAGGTGCGCGCGCCGTTCTCGACGAAGCCGCGCGCGATCATCCGGCCGATTCCGCGCGTGCCGCCCGTCACGAGGGCGACCTTGCCTTTCACCGAAAACAGCTCGTCGAGCTTCATTCGCGTCTCCCTGGGGCCCGGCATCCTACCCGAACGCGGATGTAGAATGCCCTTCAAATCCGCTGCGAAAACCTGGAGGAAGGGATGCCGGAATTCTGCAAGACCGAGCGCGACGGACACATCTTCATCGTCACGATGAACCGGCCCGACGTGATGAACGCGCTCCACCCGCCGGCGAACCGCGAGCTGGCGGCGGCGTGGGACGAGTTCGAGCACGACCCGAAGCTCTGGATCGGCATCATGACCGGCGCCGGCGACCGCGCGTTCTCGGCGGGTAACGACCTGAAGTACCAGGCGGGCGGCGGAGACATGGGGCACCAGCCGCGCACGGGCTTCGGCGGACTCACTGCGCGCTACACGCTGAACAAGCCGATCATCGCGGCGGTGAACGGCGTGGCGATGGGCGGCGGCTTCGAGATCGCGCTGGCGTGCGACCTGATCATCGCGTCGGACAAGGCGGTGTTCGCGCTGCCCGAGCCGCGCGTGGGTCTGGCGGCGCTGGCGGGCGGCTTGCAGCGGCTGCCGCGCATGGTGCCGCTGAAGCAGGCCATGGGCATGATTCTCACCGGCCGGCGCGTGAGCGCGCAGGAAGGCAAGGAGCTCGGCTTCGTGACCGACGTCTCGCCGCACGACGAGCTCATGAAGCGCGCGCGCGCCTGGGCGGACCAGATCCTGGAGTGCTCGCCGCTGTCGGTGCGCGCCAGCAAGGAGACGGTCATGCAGAGCCTCGACATCGCGGACCTCCGACACGCGATGGACAACTCGCAGTACGAGGCGATCCACGAGATGACCTACAGCGACGACTTCGTCGAGGGGCCGAAGGCGTTCGCGGAGAAGAGGAAGCCCAATTGGAAAGGCAAGTGACTCAGAAGAGCCGGCGCGAGCGCATCGTCGCGGCGCTGTGCGAACGCATGCTCGCGCGCGGCTTCGCGGCGACCAGCCTGGCCGAAGTTGCGCGCGCGGCGCACATGACCCCGAGTCACTTGCTCTACTACTTCAAGGACAAGGAAGAGGTGCTCAACGCCTGCTTCGAGACCGTGACCGCGCAGATCATGGAGGGCCTGGCCGGGCTGGACCGGCTGCCGCCCCCGGACCGGCTCGACGGCGTGGCCCACTACTTCTTCGGCGGGAAGCTCCTGGAGAAGAACGACCTGGGCATCACGCTCGAGTTCTTCGGCCTGGCCGTGCACGACAAGGATCTGCACGCCACCAAGGCGCAGTTCGACCG
Coding sequences within:
- a CDS encoding phosphotransferase, which translates into the protein MTPLTDAGLPAWLEALGVLRAAGARVAAAGDGNINWVRRVTAADGTRVVVKQARPALERFPQYRVDTQRIVYEARYGEVLRRLVPGQARLLPRVLRFVEEDRALVMEDVSPAERLDALFDSGRASPDTLFALGEFLGAVHRTTAAEAPLLAPRFQNDEMRRLHGEHVFALPFAPNDFPIEPRLRVLADAALARPGVRERIAELRTRYYDSRESLCHGDVQAGNVLVQNGRPRLLDAEIAHVGDPAFDLGTAFAHVHVQRVRARDTDLCEACEKALVDGYAPERAVLARARRYAGVEVLRRAIGAARLLVLGTTARAERALELGAALVAGE
- a CDS encoding SDR family oxidoreductase codes for the protein MKLDELFSVKGKVALVTGGTRGIGRMIARGFVENGARTYVCSRKKDACEEAERELGKLGECKAFAVDLATTEGIAQIVRELSARESALHVLVNNAGANWGAELDVFPESGWDKVMDLNLKSIFFLTRDLLPLLRKAGTHSDPARVINIGSIDGLHVPILETYAYSAAKAALHHMTRVLARKLAPQHITVNAIAPGPFESQMMKATLDRFGEMIKKQNPRGRIGEPEDMAGAAIYLASRAGSYVTGAVIPVDGGSVTTI
- a CDS encoding enoyl-CoA hydratase-related protein, with product MPEFCKTERDGHIFIVTMNRPDVMNALHPPANRELAAAWDEFEHDPKLWIGIMTGAGDRAFSAGNDLKYQAGGGDMGHQPRTGFGGLTARYTLNKPIIAAVNGVAMGGGFEIALACDLIIASDKAVFALPEPRVGLAALAGGLQRLPRMVPLKQAMGMILTGRRVSAQEGKELGFVTDVSPHDELMKRARAWADQILECSPLSVRASKETVMQSLDIADLRHAMDNSQYEAIHEMTYSDDFVEGPKAFAEKRKPNWKGK
- a CDS encoding TetR/AcrR family transcriptional regulator; this encodes MTQKSRRERIVAALCERMLARGFAATSLAEVARAAHMTPSHLLYYFKDKEEVLNACFETVTAQIMEGLAGLDRLPPPDRLDGVAHYFFGGKLLEKNDLGITLEFFGLAVHDKDLHATKAQFDRIVKGWLAHLFAACGCRAGATPEDAAESAYAMIVGLSTSSFFDERLGLPRARALLRESLYTLAGRAVPGKALP